Within Candidatus Bathyarchaeia archaeon, the genomic segment TTCGAGCCTAGTCCTAGGTTCTGCCAGGGGTCCGCGACAATGAACGCTATCTCGCCGGTTTTCCCATCGGGCTCTAGGACTAACCTGGCCACTCCGATGATCTTTCTTTCACCTTTTTCAGTTAGCTCCGCGACGATGGCCAGCTCTCTGTCATAGTCGATGTTGCAGTATCTCACCCTTACTTCATGCGGCGTGTCCTTTATGATCTCGAAAAACCTGTATCGTATGGACTCGGGGGAAAAGCTTCGGAACATCTCCAGCCATAGGGGTTCGTCCTCCGGCTTTATCGGCCTCAACAACACTTTTCGACCATCGCGGAGGGGCCACAACGTCTCATACTTCTTTGGGTATGGGCTGATTACCAAGTGTGCGTGTGGCTTAGTTTCTTTGAAAACTTCTTCTATGTCGAGGACGACTCTGGCGTCCAGCGCCAACGCTTCTTTTTCGTCGATGAAGAGGGGGTTGATGTCGACTTCCTTCAGCTGGGGGAAGTCCAAAAGCATTTGGGAGAAGCGTATCATCAGCTCCTCCAGGAGTTTTATGTTCGCTGGAGGATGTTTCCTGTAGCCCCTCAAAAGTTGGTAGACCTTTGTCTCCTCCATTATTCTCCTAGCCAAGGTTTGGTTTAACGGTGGAAGCCCGAAAGCCACGTCACGGTAAAGCTCCACACCGACTCCACCCATGCCGAAGAGGATGATGGGGCCGAACAGAGGATCCTTTTTGGATCCCAAGATCACCTCATATCCAAGTTTCTTAATCATGGGTTGAACGGTAACTCCTGTAAGCTTGGCCTCGGGTTTATACTCTTTGGCTCGACGCATGATTTCGTTGAAGGCTTTTCTCACCTCTTCCTCAGAGGTGATGTTTAACACAACCCCCCCGGCATCGGTTTTATGAGTTATATCGGGAGAAAGAACCTTTAACACTACGGGGTATCCGATCTGCGACGCAATGGCTACCGCTTCATCTACGTTTTCCGCTAACAGTGTTTTAACTGTTGGAATTCCATAGTATTCTAAAAGCTGCTTCGCCTCCATTTCGGTGAGGATTTCCCGATTCTCCTTCGCAGCGTTTCTCATCATAACTAGGAGGGGGCGCTTGGGTGGGGCAGCGTCCACCGGCAGCTCCTCGGGTGTTTCGTAAAGTAACTCCAGATTTCGCTTGTATTGGTACATGTACATGTAGGTTGTAACGGCTTGCTCCGGAGTGAAGTAGGTGGGAAGGTTGTTACGGCTTAGGATTCGATTCGCCTCCTCCACGTCTTCGTATCCCATGAAGGATGTGAGAATAGGCTTTGAGGTTTTTTTGGTTCGAACGATATTCACGATGGTTTCCGCGATTTCAACTGGGTCTGTTACACCCTGAGGCGTATATATGATCAACGTGCCGTTGACGTTTTCATCTTCTAGGCATGCGTTTAAAGCGAGGGCGTATCTGTCAGCTTTCGCGTCCCCAAGTATGTCGATGGGATTTCCCTTACTCCAGAAATAAGGTAGAGCTTCGTTCAGTTTTTCCATGGTCTTCGGGCTCAGCTTTGCAAGGCTACCTCCACTGGATATGAGCGCGTCCGTGGCCATTATTCCAGGTCCACCCGCGTTGGTTATGATGGCGAGGTTTGGCCCGTTTGGAAGGGGCTGTTTTCCCAAAGCTTCAGCGCAGTTAAATAAGTCGTTGATTTCTTCAACCCGGACTATGCCAGCCCGTTTAAACGCTGCCTCGTATACTGAGTCTTCTCCTGTTAGGGAGCCTGTGTGAGAGGCCGCGGCCTTGGCGCTTTCAGCGAACTTTCCGGCTTTCACTACAATAATTGGCTTGGTTCGGGCGAAGTGTCTCGCCGCGCTCATGAACTTTCTGGCATTGGTGACCCCTTCCACGTACATTAATATGCTTCGAGTCTGTGGATCTGTTCCAAAATAGTCTATTAAATCTCCGAAGTCCACGTCGATCATGGAGCCGACTGAAACAAAGTTGCTGAAGCCTACCCCCTCCCGAACCGCCCAGTCGAGGATCGCTGACCCCATGGCACCACTTTGAGAAATAAGCGCTATTCTACCTGGCCTCGGCGTTTTACCGATGAAAGTGGCGTTGAGATGAATGCCTGGACGTATAACGCCTAAGCAATTAGGCCCTATTATCCTTAAAAACCCATACTTCCTTTTTACTTCAAGTATCTGGTCCTCTAAAGCCTTACCTTCAGGTCCGACCTCTTTGAATCCAGCCGATATGATGATGACGCCTGGAATGTGTTTCTCTCCACATTGCTCCACTACCGCTGGAACGGTTTTCGCAGGGGTAGCGATCACGGCGAGGTCTACGTCTCCAGGCACTTCTTTCACGTTTTGGTAGGCTTTAAACCCTAGGATTTGAGGCTTCTTAATGTTCACCAGATAAACCTTGCCTTCATATCCTCCCTCTGTAAGGTTTTTCGTCAACGTAAAACCTACAGATCCTTCTTCATCGCTCGCCCCTATCAGCGCGACGCTTTTAGGGTTAAAAATCTTCTCAAGGTTCACGGTAACCATGAATCAGGTCCCTAAGTTTATCGATCCTAGGGAATGATATAATCGTTTCTAATCACCCTGAAATGAGTTTCGACTAAAATATCTCAAATCGAAACGTTAATTCTTTAATTTCTGAATGAATCATTCTTCTCCCGTAGTTGACAGAGGGAGCCTGATCCATTTCCACATGGATAAGACGGCTCGATGATCCTTAGAATAGCCCTCAATCTCAGCCATGTCGTCGTTCAGATCGAGCATTAGGGTTGGAAAACTTTCATGAATATTTCTAATCGTTTAAATATTTCTAGACGCCTCGTTTTAAGGCCTATCAAAATAAATCGTTGAAGGTTGGATGCGTGGTTGATCGAGATTCATATAATCTCGCTGGCGTTGCTCGCCGTGTTGATAGGGTTGGCTTCATCGATGCTTGGTATAGGGGGTGGAATATTCATCGTCCCGATTTTAACCTTAATTTTCAATTTAGACATACATCAATCCGTTGGAACAAGCCTCTTCTCCATCATATTCATGGCGATTTCCTCTTC encodes:
- a CDS encoding GNAT family N-acetyltransferase; protein product: MVTVNLEKIFNPKSVALIGASDEEGSVGFTLTKNLTEGGYEGKVYLVNIKKPQILGFKAYQNVKEVPGDVDLAVIATPAKTVPAVVEQCGEKHIPGVIIISAGFKEVGPEGKALEDQILEVKRKYGFLRIIGPNCLGVIRPGIHLNATFIGKTPRPGRIALISQSGAMGSAILDWAVREGVGFSNFVSVGSMIDVDFGDLIDYFGTDPQTRSILMYVEGVTNARKFMSAARHFARTKPIIVVKAGKFAESAKAAASHTGSLTGEDSVYEAAFKRAGIVRVEEINDLFNCAEALGKQPLPNGPNLAIITNAGGPGIMATDALISSGGSLAKLSPKTMEKLNEALPYFWSKGNPIDILGDAKADRYALALNACLEDENVNGTLIIYTPQGVTDPVEIAETIVNIVRTKKTSKPILTSFMGYEDVEEANRILSRNNLPTYFTPEQAVTTYMYMYQYKRNLELLYETPEELPVDAAPPKRPLLVMMRNAAKENREILTEMEAKQLLEYYGIPTVKTLLAENVDEAVAIASQIGYPVVLKVLSPDITHKTDAGGVVLNITSEEEVRKAFNEIMRRAKEYKPEAKLTGVTVQPMIKKLGYEVILGSKKDPLFGPIILFGMGGVGVELYRDVAFGLPPLNQTLARRIMEETKVYQLLRGYRKHPPANIKLLEELMIRFSQMLLDFPQLKEVDINPLFIDEKEALALDARVVLDIEEVFKETKPHAHLVISPYPKKYETLWPLRDGRKVLLRPIKPEDEPLWLEMFRSFSPESIRYRFFEIIKDTPHEVRVRYCNIDYDRELAIVAELTEKGERKIIGVARLVLEPDGKTGEIAFIVADPWQNLGLGSKLLDYMIEISTEKGVETIYGIMLRENYQAIRLMKKMGFTLQYQGDMVKATLNLKEPA